One region of Chryseobacterium muglaense genomic DNA includes:
- a CDS encoding rhodanese-like domain-containing protein, giving the protein MKIKIGALILVSVFALNSCKTKAVTDNSVKTNIKELVKSSDVILVDVRIPEQYAEATANDAVNIPLAELQNNIDTLKGKKVVVFCNKGVQADKAVEILKKNGVEVYDGTTWKNVKAIQQEKQ; this is encoded by the coding sequence ATGAAAATAAAAATAGGTGCGCTAATTCTGGTTTCAGTATTTGCGTTAAACAGTTGCAAAACAAAAGCTGTAACAGACAACAGTGTTAAAACTAATATTAAAGAGCTCGTAAAAAGCTCCGATGTCATTCTGGTTGACGTAAGAATTCCAGAACAATATGCTGAAGCTACAGCAAATGATGCTGTTAATATTCCTTTAGCTGAACTACAGAACAATATTGATACGCTGAAAGGTAAAAAAGTAGTAGTTTTCTGCAACAAAGGAGTACAGGCAGATAAGGCAGTCGAAATTCTAAAGAAAAACGGAGTTGAGGTTTACGATGGTACTACCTGGAAAAACGTAAAAGCTATACAGCAAGAAAAACAGTAA
- the trxA gene encoding thioredoxin: MSQKFQEIIDSERPVLIDFFATWCQPCKVQSSVLNTVKENVGEKARIIKIDVDQYPSIASQYGVRGVPTLAVFKKGELLYKESGVHDVNRLTQLLEQYI; this comes from the coding sequence ATGTCACAAAAATTCCAAGAAATAATAGATTCTGAAAGACCGGTTTTAATCGATTTTTTTGCCACTTGGTGTCAACCATGCAAAGTGCAGTCGTCGGTTCTGAATACAGTGAAAGAAAATGTTGGCGAAAAAGCCAGAATAATAAAAATTGATGTTGATCAGTATCCTTCAATCGCTTCTCAGTATGGAGTTCGTGGAGTTCCTACCTTAGCAGTTTTCAAAAAGGGAGAATTGCTGTATAAAGAAAGCGGTGTGCATGATGTTAATCGATTGACACAACTTTTGGAACAATACATATAA